AGCGGGCACGTTTCATCGGCCATCCCAGCCGTAGAGCTCGGCCTTGCCGCTGGAGCCCAGCAGTTGCATCTTGTGGCGCACGACCTTGGTGATCGCCGCGCGGGCCGGGCCCAGATACTTGCGGGGATCGAACTGCTTGCGATCCGTATCCAGAATCTCACGTACCGCGCCGAGCATGGCCAGGCGCAGGTCCGTGTCGATGTTGACCTTGCTGACGCCCATGGTGACGGCCTTGCTGACGGCCGCGTCGGGAACACCCTTGCTGCCGCCCAGCTCGGCCCCGTGCTTCTCGGCGCGCTCGCGGACCCAGTCGGGCACGGCGCTGGCACCGTGGAGGACCAGAGGGACGTCGACCTTGTGGCGGATCTGTTGCAGGCGCTCGAAGTCCAGCTTGGGCGCGCCCTTGAACTTGTAGGCACCGTGGCTGGTGCCGATGGCCACGGCCAGGGAATCCACCCCGGTGCGCTCGACGAACTCGGCCGCCTGGTCCGGATCGGTCAGCACGGCCTCACCCGCAGCGACCTCGACGTGCTCCTCGATGCCCTCCAAACGGCCCAGTTCGGCCTCGCAGGAGCAGCCGCAGGCGTGGGCCAGCTCGGCGGCCCGCTTGCTGGCGGCCACGTTCTCCTCGAAGGGCAGCTTAGAGGCGTCGATCATGATGCTCGAGAAACCCGCGTTGATCGCCTGGACGCACTTGGCGTAGTCGGCGCCGTGGTCCAGATGGATGCTCAGCGGCACGCCGCTCTCGAAGGCCGCGGTGCGGGCCATGCCAACCAGGTAGGCCGCACCGGCGTACTTCAGCGCTCCGGAGCTGACGGCGATGATCACCGGCGACTGCTCCAGCGCGGCGGCCTCGACGATCCCCTGGAGGATCTCCATGTTGTTGATGTTGAACGCCCCGACGGCGAAGCCCTTCTCGTAACCCACGCGCATCAGATCATCGTTATTGTACAGCGGCATCGCTGACCCCCCTAGATCATTGTTGGCAAGCTGTCTCTCGATCGGTATCGGCGATTATAACACGGCCCCCGCCGGGCGGCCAGCGGGGGGTAAGCTTGCCGACCATCGGACACCTCGCCCGCCCAGCAGCGCCCGCGCCAGGCCCTGGAAAAGCGGCCGCGGGTCAACCGCAACCCCCCAGGAACACCGCGCCGCCGGAACTGGCACGGTTTTTGCAACTCGGCGACCGTTGGAGCGTTCCTCAACGGTTCGCCTCAGCAAAAACCGTGCCAGTTCCGGCGGCGGAGGTTTGTCGGTAGTCGTGCCGCTGTTCCGATACCCGCTTTTCCAGGGCCGGGCACGTGGGGGTGGGGGTGGTGATCAGCGCAGCGCAGAGCGGGCATCGCTTTGTCGGAGTAAGGTAGTTACTCGACCACCGGGTTGTCGGCCAGGGGCTTTTCCGGGAAGTCGCCGGAGACGACGTACCCCAGGGGCTTGGGCCAGCCTTGGTTCACCCCGCGTCGCAGGGCGTCGGGCAGCCAGGCGGGCAGCAGGTCTTCGAGGTCGTTCAGGGAGCGCCAGTTGAAGCGCAGCTCGTAGTCTTTCTCGCGGTGCAGTGGCTTCAGCTCGCCGCCGCGGACGCGGCAGAGCCAGTAGCAGCCCAGCTCGTGCAGGCCTTCGGGGGCGAAGCAGGCGTCGCGGAAGAAGTTATCGTTGACGTAGAGCAGGCGCAGCGGCCGGATCCGCAGGCCGGTCTCCTCGGCGACCTCGCGAACGATGCATTCGGTCAGCAGTTCGTCGGGTTCGAGGGCGCCGCCGGGTAGGGCGAGGTGGCGTCCGTTGTCGACGACCAGCAGGTTCCAGTGAGCGTCGAAGATCAGGGCGACGGAGCGCACCCGGATGCGTCCGGGATGCCAGGCCTGCCGGCCGGTGACCCGATCGGCGATGCGGTTTTGCGTACCGACGAGGTGCAGGTAGCCGCCGGATTCGAGCCGGCCCCAGTCGGTGTCGAGGACCCGGGCGATGCCGGCCGGGTAGAGGCGCAGGTCTTCGAGTTCGGCGCGGTGGCGGAAGGCGACCTCGGTCATGATCGCCGCCTCGGGGGAGTCGGGGTTCTCGAAGCCGAGGGCGGGTTGGCCGTCGATGTCGGCGTGGAAGTAGAGGCCGAGGTTGTGCAGGGGTCGGGCGTGAAAGGGGTCGGGGAAGAAGGTTTCGGCGACGTAGGCGGGCTTGCCGACGGCGGCGGGGCGGCTGGTTTCCTCGCTGAGTTCACGGCGCAGGGCGGTGGTGGCGGGTTCGCCGGTCTGCTGGCCGCCGCCGGGCAGGCTGTGGAAGTCGCGGCCGTTGATGCGGTAGCCGCTGACCAGCAGCTCCCGGCCGCGGATGACGATCCCGGCGACGCGGATGCGCAGGCGCAGCTTACCGGGGCGGCAGGGGATGTCGAAGGCGCGGCTGGGGTCGTGGCTCATGGTCGGGGATCGTCGTTGAGTTAGGTCGCCGCCCGGGTCGCAGAGTGAAAGGGGTGTCGGCTGCCGGGCTGGAGCGGTCGAATTGGCTGTCGGGTTCGGAGCCGTTTCATCCCGGTCGAGAGCGGTCTCGTCCGCTCCGGGTCAGCGGAAGCTCAGCCGGGCCAGGATCTCGCCGGCGCGTTCGATCTGCTCCGAGTCGACGTCCTTGTGGGTCACCAGGCGCAGCTTGTCGGGACCGAAGGCGAAG
The sequence above is drawn from the Candidatus Coatesbacteria bacterium genome and encodes:
- the fba gene encoding class II fructose-1,6-bisphosphate aldolase, giving the protein MPLYNNDDLMRVGYEKGFAVGAFNINNMEILQGIVEAAALEQSPVIIAVSSGALKYAGAAYLVGMARTAAFESGVPLSIHLDHGADYAKCVQAINAGFSSIMIDASKLPFEENVAASKRAAELAHACGCSCEAELGRLEGIEEHVEVAAGEAVLTDPDQAAEFVERTGVDSLAVAIGTSHGAYKFKGAPKLDFERLQQIRHKVDVPLVLHGASAVPDWVRERAEKHGAELGGSKGVPDAAVSKAVTMGVSKVNIDTDLRLAMLGAVREILDTDRKQFDPRKYLGPARAAITKVVRHKMQLLGSSGKAELYGWDGR
- a CDS encoding NUDIX domain-containing protein, with product MSHDPSRAFDIPCRPGKLRLRIRVAGIVIRGRELLVSGYRINGRDFHSLPGGGQQTGEPATTALRRELSEETSRPAAVGKPAYVAETFFPDPFHARPLHNLGLYFHADIDGQPALGFENPDSPEAAIMTEVAFRHRAELEDLRLYPAGIARVLDTDWGRLESGGYLHLVGTQNRIADRVTGRQAWHPGRIRVRSVALIFDAHWNLLVVDNGRHLALPGGALEPDELLTECIVREVAEETGLRIRPLRLLYVNDNFFRDACFAPEGLHELGCYWLCRVRGGELKPLHREKDYELRFNWRSLNDLEDLLPAWLPDALRRGVNQGWPKPLGYVVSGDFPEKPLADNPVVE